The following are encoded in a window of Arvicanthis niloticus isolate mArvNil1 chromosome 1, mArvNil1.pat.X, whole genome shotgun sequence genomic DNA:
- the Or6a2 gene encoding olfactory receptor 6A2 — MDRRNHSGRVSEFVLLGFPAPAPLRALLFFLSLLAYVLVLTENILIITAIRNHPTLHKPMYFFLANMSFLEIWYVTVTIPKMLAGFMGSKENHGQLISFEACMTQLYFFLGLGCTECVLLAVMAYDRYVAICHPLHYPVIVSSRLCVQLAAGSWAGGFGISMVKVFLISRLSYCGPNTINHFFCDVSPLLNLSCTDMSTAELTDFILAIFILLGPLSVTGASYMAITGAVMRIPSAAGRYKAFSTCASHLTVVIIFYAASIFIYARPKALSVFDTNKLVSVLYAVIVPLLNPIIYCLRNQEVKRALHRTLHVAQGQNVNTKKSSRDG, encoded by the coding sequence ATGGATCGAAGGAACCACAGTGGGCGTGTGAGTGAATTTGTGTTGTTGGGTTTCCCAGCTCCTGCTCCACTGCGGGCACtactatttttcctttctctgctggcCTACGTGTTGGTGCTGACTGAAAACATACTCATCATTACAGCAATTAGGAaccatcccactctccacaaacCCATGTATTTTTTCTTGGCTAATATGTCATTCCTGGAGATTTGGTATGTCACTGTTACGATTCCTAAAATGCTTGCTGGCTTCATGGGTTCCAAGGAGAACCATGGACAGCTGATCTCCTTTGAGGCATGCATGACACAGCTCTACTTTTTCCTGGGCTTGGGTTGCACTGAGTGTGTCCTTCTTGCtgtgatggcctatgaccgctatgtggctaTTTGTCACCCACTCCACTATCCTGTTATTGTCAGCAGCCGGCTGTGTGTGCAGCTGGCAGCTGGATCCTGGGCTGGAGGTTTTGGTATCTCCATGGTTAAAGTTTTCCTCATTTCTCGCCTGTCTTACTGTGGCCCCAACACCATCAACCACTTTTTCTGTGATGTTTCTCCATTGCTCAACCTGTCATGCACTGACATGTCCACAGCAGAGCTTACAGACTTTATCCTGGCCATTTTCATTCTGCTGGGCCCGCTCTCTGTCACTGGGGCCTCCTACATGGCTATCACAGGTGCTGTGATGCGCATTCCCTCAGCCGCTGGCCGCTATAAAGCCTTTTCAACCTGTGCCTCCCACCTCACTGTTGTGATCATCTTCTATGCAGCCAGTATCTTCATCTATGCCAGGCCTAAGGCGCTGTCAGTTTTTGACACCAACAAGCTGGTCTCTGTACTCTATGCAGTTATTGTGCCATTGCTCAATCCCATCATCTACTGCTTGCGCAACCAAGAAGTCAAAAGAGCCCTACATCGCACTCTGCACGTGGCCCAGGGCCAGAATGTAAATACCAAGAAATCTAGCCGAGATGGTTAG